From the genome of Candidatus Auribacterota bacterium, one region includes:
- a CDS encoding DUF2298 domain-containing protein, producing the protein MKEDELYLSVVIPAFNEEPRLGATLERVYEYLSARGQPFEVIAVDDGSTDGTVRVAEAYAARKPNVRVVLNGTNRGKGFSVRHGIEVARGAYILFSDADLSTPIEDAEKLFPKLLHEGFDIAIGSRSARGADVRVHQPWYRELMGKIYNKIVRVFTLRGFKDTQCGFKLFRADAARRVFAQQRIERFSFDVEALFIARKYGYRIAEVPVTWYDSPRSRVSIASDPLRMFLDVLRIRYCDWKGCYRGVSPGFLCQRSPEKMNSNRRYLVFFLAALLLGGGLRFYRLDWGRPEVFHPDEARVSYAVGDIDRQLHALRGKIDRGEHVTVRERIEAYNPHFFAYGSLPLYLIRSSHNFLTCILPRALPVAGDLFVVGRAWSAFFDTLTIFLTFLIGSRLFSRRSGCLASLFFAFTVFHIQLAHFLTVDVMLTSLIMLAIYSNARVMQEGRLRHYCLAGLFSGLALATKFTALPILLPLGFAHVAYCWRQGRMRSLSQWGKLFAGLIVCAASFTVCAPFFFIDHKEFMRQLREQKDMVQGRWAPPWTLQYAHTVKGLYQIKNLVGYCMGAPLGITVLAGTGYLMCRWLRKPDRSALLLMMWLVPVGGVTLSFQVKFLRYLAPLIPFFCMLGAQGVCLVYERVRERGWGIALRGALGLVLAFSVFYSLAYTGIYGRESSRITASRWIYKNIPKGSHILGETWEFGGLPCHTDEGNTGTHRYTVKQLDIYKTDDRNKARDLARELAEGYLIAIPTKRMYGSVLRVPDRYPITSNYYRLLFAERLGYRLVKSVAAHPRLWGISFDDDYSDESFTVYDHPKVLLFRKVANYPAEYIERLLKAEPKIDYWPVLADALGADESNRPERRTGAIEPSLEGYTPSRYSGLRALIVWLAMVEIMGLLALPLTASFFGNLADRGYPFAKVMAIALAGYIVWITASLGAAAFSRRLILLSLAVVLLLSWQRAEGECGWRAFFRLRRKQIIVSELVFFGAFCLFLLFRLYNPDIYWSESSMDSSFINSILRSRSFPPIDPWASGICLNYYYYGHYLVAMLTKLAGIPSHISYNLCFCLIPALVISCVFSIVYTVTGRIRYGVCGGVFAGLMGNLDGFFLLIDTQPWREALYRFCRIAMPTHHEPVFRFFRCAHEVIAYTVHEFPLWSFIFVDLHAHIIAMPFGIFLLALGLNILLESRHGIGLPGRGMEALANFFISAVVIGMMIPMNTWDFPTYLLMLALVLLAREVIVQRTPPSRIPIASYTIWWNSGFFGRIIRFILSIIRGEGMVGSPLRALVKTAGPTLLLALTALVAYSPFFQFFGRQGMGIGLVGNLTTSPLALLRFFGFFIFIITGLFARELLRYIDRRRRLWARALFVFGMLLAAAAPWIVFRVLGTRDYATLSIALAFLFTGLIVLKRNRFNRSAVYVLTLVLYGYSIIALCEIFHIKDFLQGGEWKRMNTIFKFYMPVWFFFSIAGSYCLSRIFDAPAHQGGGVKRFLRLLVRAVWRALLFALLAASLVFTVMGPRARTIGDDNYGRRSLEPPRGPLKTIFPRMLSRPTLNGYAYMRASVPDEYDAISWLNEAVPGQPVIAEATGADYLYEYARVSANTGLPTVVGWGSHVSQRGYRYEEMRRNDVIKLYTSIDPAELSALIAKYNIDYVYVGNTERIKYRPDQLEKFNQLTDIFRPVFRNKGAAIYQTAYFGGVGRGGQGEKGAGAAPAIPAPAPPRVQMLEGGQGDAPGQYTEPRGIALDGQGNAYVADFRNYRIQKFDAKGLFVKAWGEEGDYPGQFKDPCGVTVGGDGKVYVADTWVADSGNGMVKVFAGDGKPIKTIGKKGSGRGEFISPVGIAIDRKGKVYVADAGNKRVQILDREGNYLSEFKVDGWEQGVFNEPYLDVDSTGDIYLTDPPGHRLLKYSRDGKLLGVLKPSESGKPLLQFPMGIALEKDGPGVYIVDCRNHLIRKFSKRDFK; encoded by the coding sequence ATGAAAGAAGACGAACTCTATCTCTCGGTGGTGATTCCCGCCTTCAATGAGGAGCCAAGGCTCGGGGCGACGCTTGAGAGGGTATATGAGTACCTGTCCGCGCGAGGGCAGCCCTTTGAAGTCATTGCGGTGGATGATGGTTCCACTGACGGCACCGTCCGCGTCGCCGAGGCGTATGCCGCGAGGAAGCCGAACGTGAGGGTTGTCCTCAACGGTACGAATCGGGGCAAGGGGTTCTCAGTGCGGCATGGCATCGAGGTGGCGCGCGGAGCGTACATCCTCTTTTCCGACGCGGATCTCTCGACACCCATCGAAGATGCGGAAAAGCTCTTTCCGAAGCTGCTCCACGAGGGATTTGACATCGCCATCGGATCGCGGAGCGCTCGAGGGGCGGACGTGCGCGTCCACCAGCCGTGGTACCGCGAGCTGATGGGAAAAATATATAACAAGATCGTGAGGGTCTTCACGCTCCGCGGCTTCAAGGACACCCAGTGCGGATTCAAGCTGTTCCGCGCTGACGCGGCGAGGCGCGTGTTCGCGCAACAGCGGATTGAGCGTTTCAGTTTCGATGTGGAGGCGCTCTTTATCGCGCGGAAATACGGATACCGCATCGCGGAGGTCCCGGTGACCTGGTATGATTCCCCGCGGAGTCGGGTGAGTATCGCGAGCGATCCGTTGCGGATGTTTCTCGACGTGCTCAGGATACGTTACTGCGATTGGAAGGGTTGCTATAGGGGAGTCTCCCCTGGGTTTTTATGTCAACGGTCTCCTGAAAAAATGAACAGCAACAGACGATACCTCGTGTTCTTCCTCGCGGCCTTGCTCCTCGGGGGCGGCCTCCGCTTTTACCGCCTCGATTGGGGGAGGCCGGAGGTGTTCCATCCCGATGAGGCGCGTGTCTCGTACGCGGTCGGCGATATCGACAGGCAGCTCCACGCCCTGAGGGGTAAGATTGACCGGGGCGAGCATGTCACGGTCAGGGAACGCATCGAGGCGTATAACCCGCACTTCTTTGCGTACGGCTCGCTGCCGCTCTACCTCATCAGGTCGTCGCACAATTTTTTGACGTGCATCCTCCCTCGCGCCCTTCCCGTGGCAGGTGATCTCTTTGTCGTGGGCCGGGCCTGGTCCGCATTTTTTGACACGCTGACGATTTTCCTCACGTTTCTCATCGGGAGCCGGCTCTTCTCGAGGCGTTCCGGCTGCCTGGCCTCTCTCTTTTTCGCCTTCACGGTATTCCATATCCAGCTCGCTCACTTCCTGACGGTTGATGTGATGCTCACCAGCCTGATCATGCTGGCAATCTACTCAAACGCGCGCGTCATGCAGGAGGGGAGGTTGCGGCACTATTGCCTCGCCGGCCTTTTCTCGGGATTGGCACTCGCCACAAAGTTCACCGCGCTGCCGATTCTCCTCCCCCTTGGGTTTGCCCACGTCGCCTATTGCTGGAGGCAGGGAAGGATGCGTTCGCTCAGTCAATGGGGAAAGCTTTTCGCCGGACTTATCGTGTGCGCCGCGTCTTTTACCGTGTGCGCGCCATTCTTCTTCATCGATCACAAGGAATTCATGAGGCAGCTGAGAGAGCAAAAGGATATGGTCCAGGGGAGATGGGCGCCACCATGGACCTTACAGTATGCGCACACCGTGAAGGGATTATACCAGATCAAAAACCTCGTCGGGTACTGCATGGGGGCGCCCCTGGGGATTACCGTCCTCGCGGGCACAGGTTACCTCATGTGCCGCTGGCTCAGGAAACCAGACCGGAGTGCGCTGCTCCTCATGATGTGGCTCGTGCCGGTGGGAGGCGTCACGCTGAGTTTTCAGGTCAAATTCCTCCGCTACCTTGCCCCCCTCATCCCGTTCTTCTGCATGCTCGGGGCGCAGGGAGTCTGCCTGGTTTATGAGAGGGTGCGCGAGCGCGGCTGGGGGATCGCCCTGCGCGGTGCCCTCGGACTCGTGCTCGCCTTTTCCGTTTTCTACTCGCTCGCCTATACGGGCATCTACGGGCGCGAGAGCTCGCGTATCACCGCGTCGCGCTGGATCTATAAAAATATCCCGAAGGGCTCGCACATCCTCGGTGAGACATGGGAATTCGGCGGCCTCCCCTGCCACACCGATGAGGGGAATACCGGCACGCATCGCTACACCGTCAAGCAGCTGGACATTTACAAAACCGACGACAGGAACAAGGCGAGGGACCTCGCTCGCGAACTGGCGGAGGGCTACCTCATTGCGATCCCGACAAAACGGATGTACGGCTCCGTCCTCAGGGTCCCGGATCGCTACCCCATCACATCGAATTACTACCGGTTGCTCTTTGCTGAGCGGCTTGGCTACAGGCTGGTGAAGAGCGTGGCCGCACACCCGCGGCTCTGGGGGATCAGTTTTGACGATGACTACTCCGACGAAAGCTTCACGGTGTACGATCACCCCAAGGTGCTTCTCTTCCGCAAGGTGGCGAATTATCCTGCCGAATACATCGAGCGACTCCTCAAGGCAGAGCCCAAGATCGATTACTGGCCGGTGCTCGCGGATGCACTCGGGGCGGACGAGTCCAACCGCCCTGAGAGACGGACAGGCGCCATAGAACCCTCTCTCGAGGGGTACACCCCCTCGCGCTACAGCGGACTGCGAGCGCTCATCGTATGGCTCGCCATGGTGGAGATCATGGGGCTCCTCGCCCTGCCGCTGACAGCTTCGTTCTTCGGCAACCTTGCCGACCGGGGATACCCATTCGCCAAGGTCATGGCGATCGCGCTCGCCGGCTACATCGTCTGGATCACGGCGAGCCTTGGCGCCGCAGCGTTTTCCCGCCGGCTCATCCTCCTCTCCCTGGCCGTGGTGCTCCTCCTCTCATGGCAGCGCGCCGAGGGCGAATGCGGGTGGCGCGCCTTTTTCAGGCTGAGGAGGAAGCAGATCATCGTTTCCGAACTGGTATTTTTCGGGGCGTTCTGCCTGTTCCTGCTTTTCCGGCTCTACAATCCCGATATCTATTGGAGCGAGAGCTCCATGGACTCCTCGTTCATAAATTCAATTCTGCGGAGCCGTTCCTTCCCCCCAATTGATCCGTGGGCGTCGGGAATCTGCCTCAACTACTACTACTACGGCCATTACCTCGTCGCCATGCTCACGAAGCTGGCGGGGATCCCCTCGCATATAAGCTACAATCTCTGTTTCTGTCTCATTCCCGCGCTGGTGATTTCGTGCGTCTTCTCCATCGTGTACACTGTCACGGGCAGGATCAGGTACGGTGTGTGCGGAGGGGTTTTCGCGGGGCTCATGGGGAACCTCGATGGTTTCTTCCTCCTGATCGACACGCAGCCATGGAGGGAAGCCTTGTACCGCTTCTGCCGCATCGCCATGCCCACCCACCATGAGCCCGTGTTCCGTTTTTTCCGCTGCGCCCACGAGGTGATTGCATACACGGTGCACGAGTTCCCGCTCTGGAGCTTTATCTTTGTTGATCTGCACGCCCACATCATCGCCATGCCGTTCGGCATCTTTCTTCTTGCACTCGGCCTCAATATTCTCTTGGAGAGCCGCCATGGCATCGGCCTACCAGGCCGCGGAATGGAAGCACTCGCTAATTTCTTTATCTCTGCGGTCGTGATCGGCATGATGATACCGATGAACACGTGGGACTTTCCCACGTATCTGCTCATGCTTGCGCTGGTGCTCCTGGCAAGGGAGGTGATTGTCCAGCGGACGCCGCCCTCACGCATCCCCATAGCATCATATACGATATGGTGGAACAGCGGTTTCTTCGGTCGCATCATCCGATTCATTCTCTCGATAATCCGCGGCGAGGGGATGGTGGGAAGTCCGCTCAGGGCGCTGGTGAAGACGGCCGGCCCGACGCTGCTCCTTGCCCTGACCGCGCTGGTCGCCTATTCGCCATTTTTCCAGTTCTTCGGCAGGCAGGGGATGGGGATCGGCCTCGTGGGGAATTTGACCACCAGTCCCTTGGCCCTCCTCCGCTTTTTTGGCTTCTTTATCTTCATCATTACCGGCCTCTTCGCGCGCGAGCTTCTCCGCTACATTGACAGGAGGCGCCGGCTCTGGGCGAGGGCGCTTTTCGTCTTCGGGATGTTGCTCGCTGCGGCGGCACCATGGATTGTCTTCAGGGTGCTGGGAACGCGTGATTATGCGACGCTCTCCATCGCGCTCGCGTTTCTCTTCACGGGGCTTATTGTCCTCAAAAGGAACCGTTTTAACAGGTCGGCAGTCTACGTCCTCACCCTCGTCCTCTATGGATATTCCATCATAGCCCTCTGCGAGATATTCCACATAAAGGACTTCCTCCAAGGGGGCGAGTGGAAGAGGATGAACACGATATTCAAGTTCTACATGCCGGTCTGGTTTTTCTTTTCCATCGCCGGCAGCTATTGCCTGTCCCGAATATTCGATGCCCCAGCGCATCAGGGCGGGGGGGTAAAGAGATTTCTGCGATTACTGGTGAGAGCCGTCTGGCGCGCGCTCCTCTTCGCGCTCCTCGCGGCCTCGCTGGTGTTCACCGTCATGGGGCCGAGGGCCAGAACAATCGGCGACGATAACTATGGGCGAAGATCATTAGAGCCGCCCCGCGGTCCGCTCAAAACGATATTCCCGAGGATGCTGAGCCGCCCCACGCTCAACGGGTATGCGTACATGAGGGCGAGCGTACCCGATGAGTACGATGCGATCTCCTGGCTCAATGAGGCGGTTCCCGGACAGCCTGTGATCGCCGAGGCGACGGGTGCCGATTATCTATATGAATACGCCAGGGTCAGCGCGAATACCGGTTTGCCCACGGTGGTGGGCTGGGGGAGTCATGTCTCCCAGAGGGGGTATCGCTACGAAGAGATGCGCAGGAACGACGTGATAAAGCTTTATACGTCAATAGATCCGGCCGAACTGAGCGCGCTTATTGCTAAATATAATATCGACTACGTCTATGTGGGCAACACCGAGAGAATTAAATATCGACCTGACCAGCTGGAAAAGTTTAACCAGCTCACCGATATTTTCCGCCCCGTCTTCAGGAATAAGGGCGCGGCGATTTATCAGACCGCGTACTTCGGCGGGGTGGGCAGGGGCGGGCAGGGAGAGAAGGGTGCGGGTGCGGCTCCAGCGATACCAGCCCCCGCGCCTCCGCGCGTGCAGATGCTCGAGGGGGGGCAGGGTGATGCGCCGGGGCAGTACACCGAGCCTCGCGGGATCGCCCTCGATGGCCAGGGGAATGCCTACGTCGCCGATTTTCGCAACTACCGGATACAAAAGTTCGACGCAAAGGGTCTCTTTGTCAAGGCGTGGGGGGAGGAGGGTGACTACCCGGGCCAATTCAAGGACCCTTGCGGCGTGACCGTCGGCGGGGACGGGAAAGTCTATGTCGCGGACACCTGGGTTGCGGATTCGGGGAATGGGATGGTGAAGGTTTTTGCAGGGGACGGGAAGCCGATCAAAACTATAGGGAAGAAGGGGAGCGGGAGGGGAGAGTTTATATCCCCGGTAGGAATTGCCATTGATCGGAAGGGGAAGGTATATGTGGCAGATGCCGGGAATAAGCGAGTTCAGATACTCGACCGAGAGGGGAATTACCTGAGCGAGTTCAAGGTTGACGGCTGGGAGCAGGGAGTGTTTAATGAGCCGTACCTTGACGTTGACAGCACGGGTGACATTTACCTGACGGATCCGCCCGGCCACAGGTTGCTTAAGTATTCAAGAGACGGGAAGCTGCTCGGGGTACTGAAGCCTTCTGAATCCGGCAAACCTCTTCTCCAGTTCCCCATGGGGATCGCGTTGGAAAAGGATGGCCCAGGGGTCTATATCGTGGATTGCCGGAACCACTTAATCCGCAAATTTTCAAAGCGGGATTTTAAATAG
- a CDS encoding DUF2298 domain-containing protein: MSILRWLVVIELLGAASWPLCFFLFRNLPDGGLGVARLLGLLVISYAGWVAASLSLYPFDGASLAAFLILFLISASIFYTLNVKEMLSFLRERKRILLFEQVLFLALYFLAVFIQSYKPDITLAEKEPDMMYLQAVLRGRSMPPQDLWFAGKPVNYYYFGYVVFAGVIKLAAVKPEVGFNLAVASIVPLACCGAFSLAYNLTRRRGPALLAPLFLLGVGNFDAILRALRSGGLTGRDWWYEMFAHGSREVIPGTIHEFPCFSFLLGDLHPHFMFMPFGFLMLSMLLVLFTRQGDIFPKFSLPGWRLYSIVFSLILGSVFMFNTWDYPTYVLLLFLAGVVIASRHRALAKSWRFFGWILLLVILSVVLFLPFRLQFQPEAKPHASLVEAAKRSPLGAFFTVNGLACFVAFSYLIAELLRCSRARILQVNGWPLAFLGMGVLVAGGLIAGCAVVGIMSAVCLLAVMVVFSRGDFPPEKLFVALLLLFCAALFLGCELFYLKDFYGERLQRQNTVFKYYFQAWILSSLIVAAGSSFVAERLRGGFRVAWQAALAALVAGSLIYPVWGTYHRCQRFRGGTQSPVPYLPTLDGTAYIRQRYPGEYNALRWVSEHVPAREVILEATGDPYSFHGRVSTFTGHPTLLGWGNQESLWRDWSWKLIMERTQDIKRMYDEARKETVKPLLQKYGVQYVYVGTLEAKKYSAAGLRAFAGTFPLVYARDDVRIYRVGEK, encoded by the coding sequence ATGAGCATCCTGCGATGGCTGGTCGTAATCGAGCTCCTGGGGGCGGCGAGCTGGCCGCTCTGTTTCTTTCTCTTCCGGAACCTGCCGGATGGGGGACTGGGGGTGGCACGGCTGCTCGGCCTGCTCGTCATATCGTATGCGGGATGGGTTGCCGCCTCCCTGAGCCTCTACCCATTCGATGGGGCGTCGCTCGCCGCATTCCTGATTCTCTTCCTGATATCCGCCTCGATTTTCTACACGTTGAACGTCAAGGAGATGCTGTCCTTCCTGCGCGAGCGGAAGCGGATTCTTCTTTTCGAGCAGGTGTTGTTCCTCGCGCTCTACTTTCTCGCCGTGTTCATACAATCGTACAAGCCCGACATCACGCTCGCCGAGAAAGAGCCGGATATGATGTACCTCCAGGCGGTGCTCCGGGGCCGTTCAATGCCGCCGCAGGATCTCTGGTTCGCGGGGAAACCTGTGAATTACTACTACTTTGGCTATGTTGTTTTTGCCGGTGTGATCAAACTCGCCGCGGTGAAACCCGAGGTCGGCTTCAACCTCGCGGTCGCGAGCATCGTGCCCCTCGCCTGTTGCGGGGCGTTCAGCCTCGCCTATAACCTCACCCGGCGCAGGGGACCTGCGCTCCTCGCGCCGCTCTTCCTCCTCGGCGTGGGCAACTTTGACGCAATCCTGCGTGCGCTTCGGTCGGGTGGGCTCACGGGCAGGGATTGGTGGTATGAGATGTTTGCCCACGGATCGCGCGAGGTCATCCCGGGTACGATCCATGAATTTCCCTGTTTCAGCTTCCTCCTCGGAGATCTCCATCCCCACTTCATGTTTATGCCGTTCGGCTTCCTTATGCTCTCGATGCTCCTTGTCCTCTTCACGCGGCAGGGGGATATCTTCCCTAAATTTTCGCTGCCGGGATGGCGTCTCTACAGTATCGTGTTTTCCCTCATCCTCGGCTCTGTCTTCATGTTCAACACGTGGGACTATCCCACGTACGTGCTGCTCCTGTTTCTCGCCGGTGTCGTCATTGCCTCGCGGCACAGGGCCCTGGCGAAGAGCTGGCGCTTTTTCGGCTGGATCCTCCTGCTCGTCATTCTCAGCGTGGTCCTCTTCCTCCCGTTCCGGCTCCAGTTCCAGCCTGAGGCAAAGCCGCACGCAAGCCTTGTGGAGGCGGCGAAGCGCTCGCCGCTCGGCGCTTTTTTCACGGTGAACGGCCTCGCCTGTTTTGTCGCGTTCAGCTACCTGATCGCGGAGCTTCTGCGCTGCTCACGGGCGCGGATACTCCAGGTGAACGGCTGGCCGCTCGCCTTCCTCGGCATGGGGGTATTGGTTGCGGGGGGTTTGATTGCGGGATGCGCGGTGGTGGGGATAATGAGCGCGGTGTGCCTCCTGGCCGTCATGGTTGTTTTTTCGCGCGGTGATTTCCCCCCTGAGAAGCTGTTTGTGGCGCTCCTGCTCTTGTTTTGCGCGGCGCTCTTTCTCGGCTGTGAGCTGTTCTACCTGAAAGATTTTTATGGCGAAAGACTCCAGAGGCAAAATACGGTTTTTAAGTACTATTTCCAGGCGTGGATACTATCCTCCCTCATCGTTGCGGCGGGGAGCAGCTTCGTGGCCGAGCGACTGCGAGGCGGTTTCAGGGTGGCCTGGCAGGCGGCGCTCGCGGCGCTCGTCGCGGGATCCCTCATCTATCCGGTGTGGGGCACCTACCACCGGTGCCAGAGATTCCGCGGGGGCACACAATCTCCCGTCCCCTACCTGCCAACGCTGGACGGGACGGCGTACATCAGACAGCGGTACCCCGGGGAGTATAACGCCCTGCGGTGGGTGAGCGAGCACGTTCCCGCGCGCGAGGTTATCCTGGAGGCGACGGGGGACCCCTACAGTTTTCACGGCCGCGTGTCCACTTTCACGGGGCACCCGACCCTCCTTGGGTGGGGCAACCAGGAGTCCCTCTGGAGAGACTGGAGCTGGAAGCTCATCATGGAGCGCACCCAGGACATCAAGCGGATGTACGACGAGGCGCGCAAGGAGACTGTCAAACCGCTCCTCCAGAAGTACGGGGTCCAGTATGTGTATGTCGGCACACTGGAGGCGAAGAAGTACAGCGCCGCGGGCCTCAGGGCGTTTGCCGGAACATTCCCTCTGGTCTATGCGCGCGATGACGTGAGGATTTACAGGGTGGGCGAGAAGTAG
- a CDS encoding NHL repeat-containing protein, whose protein sequence is MRLIFIFLIVLLLVAPACSKKAFLKAEAPGKLIRIEAEKGQKIRITGGGIGERPGEYREPRGIALDGQGNVFVADFRNYRIQKFDPEGFFLLAWGGKGNALGQFNDPCGVAIDRDGLVYVADTFNHRVQIFDQNGKFINHFEGGFFAPHGVAVDGEGRVWVADSGNGMVKVFAGDGKPIKTIGKKGSGRGEFISPVGIAIDR, encoded by the coding sequence ATGAGGTTGATATTTATATTTTTGATCGTGCTCTTGCTCGTGGCGCCCGCATGTTCGAAAAAGGCTTTTTTAAAGGCGGAGGCGCCCGGCAAACTGATCCGCATCGAGGCTGAAAAGGGTCAGAAGATAAGGATAACCGGCGGGGGCATCGGTGAGAGGCCGGGTGAATACAGAGAGCCGCGGGGGATCGCCCTTGATGGTCAGGGGAATGTCTTTGTGGCCGATTTTCGCAACTATCGGATACAGAAGTTTGATCCGGAGGGGTTCTTTCTACTCGCGTGGGGAGGGAAGGGGAATGCCCTGGGGCAGTTCAATGACCCCTGCGGCGTGGCCATTGACAGGGATGGGTTGGTGTATGTCGCGGACACTTTCAATCACCGGGTGCAGATATTTGATCAGAATGGAAAATTCATAAATCATTTCGAGGGCGGTTTCTTCGCCCCGCACGGGGTCGCGGTGGACGGGGAGGGGAGAGTCTGGGTTGCGGATTCGGGGAATGGGATGGTGAAGGTTTTTGCAGGGGACGGGAAGCCGATCAAAACTATAGGGAAGAAGGGGAGCGGGAGGGGAGAGTTTATATCCCCGGTAGGAATTGCCATTGATCGGA
- a CDS encoding DUF6485 family protein codes for MAECTYERTMAWCRCTYSPCSKKGKCCECLRSHLRAGEFPACVFPDDVEKTFDRSIERFIKTYQQRGTWW; via the coding sequence ATGGCGGAGTGCACATATGAACGCACGATGGCGTGGTGCCGCTGCACCTATAGCCCTTGCAGCAAGAAGGGGAAATGCTGCGAGTGTCTGAGGAGTCACCTGCGGGCGGGGGAGTTCCCTGCGTGTGTGTTTCCGGATGACGTGGAAAAGACCTTCGACCGCAGCATCGAGCGGTTTATCAAGACCTACCAGCAGCGCGGAACCTGGTGGTAG